A genomic segment from Candidatus Methylomirabilota bacterium encodes:
- a CDS encoding ABC transporter substrate-binding protein: MRVSLVALLAVFLLAVPLAAEAQAPAKVPRIGFLSARPPTDNPYFIESFRQGLRELGYVEGQNIAIEYRFAEGRPERLPALAAELVRLKVDVLVTAGPPAPEAAKQATGTIPIVFAVAADPVAVGLVASLARPGGNITGLASISPDLIGKQLELLKEVVPNISRVAVLQNPSNDSHPHTLRQAEGAARGLGVQLHIVQVRTPPEIDAAFAAMRSQRAGGVLVLRDPLFLTQRTQIAALAAKSRLPAVYGFREEAEAGGLMAYGASVPLMYRRAATYVDKILKGAKPADLPVEQPTKFELVINLKTAKALGLTIPQSLLLRADEVIHP, translated from the coding sequence GTGAGGGTGTCCCTGGTCGCCCTCCTCGCCGTCTTCCTCCTCGCCGTGCCGCTCGCGGCGGAGGCTCAGGCGCCGGCGAAGGTTCCCCGGATCGGTTTCCTCTCGGCCCGCCCGCCCACCGATAACCCGTATTTCATCGAATCCTTCCGGCAAGGACTGCGAGAGCTGGGCTATGTGGAAGGCCAGAACATCGCGATCGAGTACCGGTTCGCGGAGGGCAGGCCTGAGCGGCTGCCTGCGCTGGCCGCCGAGCTCGTTCGCCTGAAGGTGGACGTCCTCGTGACCGCGGGGCCGCCCGCTCCTGAGGCCGCCAAGCAGGCGACCGGCACGATCCCTATCGTCTTCGCCGTCGCTGCCGACCCTGTTGCCGTGGGACTCGTCGCAAGCCTGGCGCGGCCCGGCGGCAACATCACCGGGCTGGCAAGCATTTCCCCGGACCTGATCGGGAAGCAGTTGGAGCTGCTCAAAGAGGTCGTTCCCAACATCTCCCGGGTGGCCGTTCTCCAGAACCCGAGCAATGACAGCCACCCCCACACGTTGCGACAGGCGGAGGGCGCGGCACGGGGCCTCGGGGTGCAGCTTCACATCGTGCAGGTGCGCACTCCCCCCGAGATCGATGCGGCCTTTGCGGCGATGCGCAGCCAGCGCGCGGGCGGCGTCCTCGTCCTGCGGGACCCGCTGTTCCTTACCCAGCGAACCCAGATCGCAGCCCTCGCCGCAAAGAGCCGGCTCCCGGCAGTGTACGGGTTCAGGGAGGAGGCGGAGGCGGGCGGCCTCATGGCCTATGGAGCGAGCGTTCCCCTCATGTACCGGCGCGCCGCCACCTACGTGGACAAGATCCTCAAGGGCGCCAAGCCCGCCGACCTGCCCGTCGAGCAGCCCACCAAGTTCGAGCTGGTCATCAACCTGAAGACCGCGAAAGCGCTCGGGCTGACCATCCCGCAGTCGCTGCTGCTGCGCGCCGACGAGGTGATCCATCCATGA